CATAAGTAGTCAAAGAAGTTATGAACTCTTGCTGCTGGGACTCTTCCACGCTTAAAGGATCAAAGTAAGAAAAGCTTATTTTCTCGGGACTATAGGCGTTGAATGTCCTTACTGTTTCTTCGATTGATTTCTGTAAACGACGCATTCCCCCCTGAAAATTTTCACCTACCAAAAGAATATCGACATGGATAGGTTTATCAAGAGATTTTAGGACTTCTTCTGTTGCAGGGTGTAGGGAATATCTTTTTTCCTCTGTCAAGTCTACTCGAAACCTTAAGAATAGAGCCAACAAGGAGATCACTATCATTCCAAGAAGTAGAATCCCCCAAGCCTTGAGTGTATGTATTGCCGGGTTTTTCATTTATTTCTCAAAGTCAAAACGCTCAAGCCCAAAAACAGCCAATTCATTCCAAGCATAAAAAATACATCTCCAGAGTCTATCACTCCCCTACTAAGGTTGATATAGTGAAAACTCAAGCTCAGCTCTTCCACCCAATAAGCGACATTGCCTACCTGTAAATCCGCCAATGCCGAGAACCCAAAGTATAAAACAAAACAAAGAAACACTCCTAGTACGAATGCCAATACTTGCTGGGAAGTCAGGGAGCTAGCAAATAAGCCTACTGAAGCAAACACAGACCCTATCATCAATAATCCTATCCAAGAACCAAAAAAACCTGCTTGATCAAGATTCCCTACAGGATCCCCTAATTGAATGATGGTAAAAAAGTATAAAAGCGTTGGGATCACTGCTAAAATGACCAAAAACAGTAAGGCCAAATATTTTACCAGAATGATTTGAATAAGTGATAATGGAGAGGTTCTAAGGAGTTCCCAAGTACCACTTTTCCTTTCTTCAGCGATGGATCGCATGGCGATAGCTGGCACCAAAAAGGTAAAAACGTAAGGAGTATAAGTAAATAAAGGCTCTAGATCTGCATAGCCATAATCCAAGACCGAACTCTCCGGAAATACCCAGACGATCAATCCTATGGCCACTAAAAACAAAGCTAAAATTAAATAGCCCAGCAAGCTGCCAAAAAACGCATTGATCTCCTTTAGGAATAAGCTTTTCATCGGGTGATATCTCTGAAAATTTGTTCCAAATTCTTTTTGTTCTGATTCATACTGATCAAGTTCAACCCTTTTTGCTGGATGATTTTCATCGCTTCTTTCCTAGTCTCATTGGGATCTTCACACGATATGATCAAGGAGCTACTCCCTTTTTTTCCAAATGAAATTTCACCCAAAGTCTCAAACCAGCTTAGCTCTAAAGCCTCTTCCGTTTCTATCAGCAATTGAACTTTTTGCTCTGCGATGCTCAGGTTTTCCAAGGCATCCGAAGCAAGGATCTTGCCTTTGTTGATGATGACCACATCCTGGCAAATCGCCTCTACCTCCTGCATGATATGCGTAGATAGGATCATGGTTTTATCTACCGCAATTTCAGCAATAAGATTTCTGATTTCCACCAATTGATTGGGATCTAAACCCGTAGTAGGCTCATCTAAAATCACCACTTTAGGATCATGGATTAAAGCTTTGGCTAAGCCCACTCTTTGACGATAACCTTTGGAAAGCTGTCCAATTTTCTTGTGCTGCTCAGGCCTCAGCCCTACTTTCTCCAACAACTCCTTAACGCGTTGGTTTTTGAGCTGCCCTGACATTCCATAAATCCCTGCTGAAAACTCCAAAAATTCACGAACATACATATCCAGATACAATGGATTATGCTCTGGCAAATACCCTATGAAAGGACTTACTTTTTTAGGAGCCTGCAAAGCATCTTCACCCATCACTTGTACGGAACCGCCATCTGCAGCAAGATAGCCAGTTATGATCTTCATGGTGGTAGATTTACCCGCCCCATTAGGACCTAAAAAGCCTAAAATCCTTCCTGGATTTGCTTCAAAAGTCACCTCGTCCAGCGCTTTTTGTGTTCCGTAAAGT
Above is a window of Algoriphagus machipongonensis DNA encoding:
- the gldF gene encoding gliding motility-associated ABC transporter permease subunit GldF translates to MKSLFLKEINAFFGSLLGYLILALFLVAIGLIVWVFPESSVLDYGYADLEPLFTYTPYVFTFLVPAIAMRSIAEERKSGTWELLRTSPLSLIQIILVKYLALLFLVILAVIPTLLYFFTIIQLGDPVGNLDQAGFFGSWIGLLMIGSVFASVGLFASSLTSQQVLAFVLGVFLCFVLYFGFSALADLQVGNVAYWVEELSLSFHYINLSRGVIDSGDVFFMLGMNWLFLGLSVLTLRNK
- the gldA gene encoding gliding motility-associated ABC transporter ATP-binding subunit GldA; translated protein: MSLRVSQLTKLYGTQKALDEVTFEANPGRILGFLGPNGAGKSTTMKIITGYLAADGGSVQVMGEDALQAPKKVSPFIGYLPEHNPLYLDMYVREFLEFSAGIYGMSGQLKNQRVKELLEKVGLRPEQHKKIGQLSKGYRQRVGLAKALIHDPKVVILDEPTTGLDPNQLVEIRNLIAEIAVDKTMILSTHIMQEVEAICQDVVIINKGKILASDALENLSIAEQKVQLLIETEEALELSWFETLGEISFGKKGSSSLIISCEDPNETRKEAMKIIQQKGLNLISMNQNKKNLEQIFRDITR